Proteins encoded in a region of the Chitinimonas sp. BJYL2 genome:
- a CDS encoding DUF962 domain-containing protein, which translates to MSAIQTLFDRYGESHQNAFNKRVHWVCVPLITFSLLGLLWAATPWLALGFAVFALVYYIRLSLPIAAGMLLVAGAMLVVLSQMPHVLEISVLIFVLAWVGQFVGHKVEGKKPSFFDDIKFLLVGPAWLLGFIYRRLGIAY; encoded by the coding sequence ATGAGCGCCATACAAACCCTGTTCGATCGTTACGGCGAGAGCCACCAAAACGCCTTCAACAAGCGGGTGCACTGGGTGTGCGTGCCGCTGATCACTTTCAGCCTGCTGGGTCTGCTCTGGGCAGCCACACCTTGGCTGGCGCTGGGTTTTGCCGTGTTTGCGCTGGTCTATTACATCCGGCTTTCCCTGCCCATTGCGGCAGGCATGTTGCTGGTGGCGGGTGCCATGCTGGTGGTGTTGAGCCAGATGCCGCATGTGCTGGAAATCAGCGTGCTGATTTTCGTGCTGGCCTGGGTGGGCCAATTTGTGGGCCATAAGGTCGAGGGCAAGAAACCCTCTTTCTTTGATGACATCAAGTTCCTGCTTGTCGGGCCGGCCTGGCTGCTGGGTTTCATTTATCGCCGCCTGGGCATCGCGTACTGA
- a CDS encoding helix-turn-helix domain-containing protein gives MYLWRGRALVLGVDTDSTPHAHHAIQLSVALEGEFRLARDGAELKPCRAAILWPGQQHKIAANGALIAHLFIDPAQRILEPWRQRPPEPVIDPGLCEALTDAWQIPRALDLCEPLVQQWQQGWLPGFERAPAHDARIAQALAWLAADPERDAASTATELGLSQRRFSQLFSLHTGLPLRRYLLWMRLLDAVARLATGANLTTAAHHAGFADLAHMSRVFHATFGVVPSTLSRITIVA, from the coding sequence ATGTATCTGTGGCGGGGCAGGGCGCTGGTGCTGGGCGTGGATACCGATTCCACACCGCATGCGCACCATGCGATTCAGCTGAGCGTGGCGCTGGAAGGCGAGTTCCGGCTGGCCCGCGACGGGGCAGAACTCAAGCCCTGCCGTGCGGCCATCCTGTGGCCCGGCCAGCAGCACAAGATTGCCGCCAATGGTGCGCTGATCGCGCATTTGTTCATTGATCCGGCGCAGCGCATTCTGGAGCCTTGGCGCCAACGCCCGCCCGAACCCGTGATTGATCCCGGCCTCTGCGAGGCATTGACCGATGCCTGGCAGATCCCGCGTGCCTTGGACTTGTGCGAGCCATTGGTGCAGCAATGGCAGCAAGGCTGGTTGCCGGGTTTCGAGCGCGCACCCGCGCATGATGCCCGGATCGCTCAGGCGCTGGCGTGGCTGGCGGCTGATCCCGAGCGCGACGCTGCCAGCACGGCTACCGAGCTGGGGCTGTCGCAACGCCGCTTCAGTCAGTTGTTCAGCCTGCACACGGGTTTACCCCTGCGTCGCTATCTGCTGTGGATGCGCTTGCTCGACGCGGTGGCACGTCTGGCTACCGGCGCCAACCTGACTACGGCCGCACACCATGCTGGTTTTGCCGATCTGGCCCATATGAGCAGGGTGTTTCATGCCACCTTTGGCGTTGTTCCCTCTACGCTGAGCCGCATTACCATCGTTGCCTGA
- a CDS encoding DUF1569 domain-containing protein encodes MALATLPVYAADPPLTLADMRARLAALPLQNLRATAGGMSPQVALVHCAQSIEYALTGYPRLKPRWFRQTLGQSAARVFLWRNRVSHDLHEPIPGAPVIVEGVALAGAVTRLLAAIETFEAAIRAGKPLAPHFAYGVLASADYDRLQALHLQAHLAALQAA; translated from the coding sequence ATGGCGCTTGCCACCTTGCCCGTGTACGCAGCAGACCCACCGCTGACCTTGGCAGACATGCGGGCCAGACTCGCGGCCTTGCCCTTGCAGAACCTGCGCGCTACGGCGGGTGGAATGTCGCCTCAGGTGGCGCTGGTGCACTGTGCGCAGAGTATCGAGTATGCCTTGACGGGCTACCCCCGCCTCAAGCCGCGCTGGTTCCGGCAGACGCTGGGGCAGAGTGCGGCGCGGGTGTTCCTGTGGCGTAACCGGGTGTCACATGATTTGCACGAGCCCATTCCCGGGGCGCCGGTAATCGTGGAGGGCGTCGCACTGGCCGGGGCGGTCACCCGTTTGCTCGCGGCGATAGAGACGTTCGAGGCGGCGATACGGGCGGGCAAGCCACTGGCACCGCATTTTGCCTATGGCGTGCTGGCGTCGGCAGATTACGACAGGCTACAGGCACTGCACCTGCAAGCGCATCTGGCGGCGCTGCAGGCGGCTTGA
- a CDS encoding bifunctional diguanylate cyclase/phosphodiesterase has protein sequence MDSAAQVKQALRVLVVDDSEDDALLNILALRRQGFSVDFQRVDRADAMHAALSGQHWDLVLSDYSMPRFSAQEALAIFQQHGRIIPFIVVTGTIGEESAVAMMKAGVNDFILKSHLKRLASVVERELRETDNRRAKRQAELALRESQERYELAIRGANDGLWDWNIREDTLYLSPRWKAMLGYREDELVNAPTDIWMSLVHPDERDSMRARLIQHLRGETPHFETEHRMQHRDGSWIWMATRGMALMDKESGRAYRMAGSLTDINERKRAEEQMLYDALHDTLTGLANRPMFTDFLGFALGHSTRDPNYLCAVLCLNLERFRYINDSFGHATGDQILRVTAERLVRIQRAGDVVARFGGDEFAILLDSIDDPTEALRQTEVILAELGKPIDVEGHEIYPGARVGIALSSGGYAHPEEMIRDADTAMHRAKQRGAGKFEVFDRTMQGTMLRALKMEQEMRRALAAREFRPYFQPIVDLNSGEIAAFEALVRWLQPDGKLVSPAEFIPLAEEIGLINAIGKQMLEDATQQIARWQQAFPDRVLRVSVNLSGKQFNQPDLVAQVDNAIAQAGIEPHLLELEITESILMDSTDAIITMLQSIRARGMQILMDDFGTGYSSLSYLHRFPSNVLKIDGSFVRQITEDHFSREIVRAIILLARNLGMGVIAEGVETAEQLQVLRDLECTFAQGFYFARPLPAEEATALIASGRSW, from the coding sequence ATGGATAGCGCGGCCCAGGTCAAACAAGCCCTGAGGGTGCTTGTTGTCGACGACTCCGAAGACGATGCACTGCTCAATATCCTGGCGCTGAGGCGCCAAGGATTCAGTGTGGATTTCCAGCGCGTCGATCGCGCCGATGCCATGCATGCAGCCTTGTCGGGACAGCACTGGGACCTGGTGCTGTCGGACTACTCCATGCCGCGTTTCTCGGCACAGGAAGCGCTGGCCATCTTCCAGCAGCATGGCCGCATCATCCCTTTCATTGTCGTTACCGGCACCATCGGCGAAGAGTCCGCCGTGGCGATGATGAAGGCCGGGGTCAACGATTTCATACTCAAATCCCACCTCAAGCGTCTGGCCAGCGTGGTGGAACGCGAGCTGCGCGAAACCGACAACCGCCGCGCCAAACGCCAGGCCGAACTGGCGCTCAGAGAAAGCCAGGAACGTTACGAGCTGGCCATTCGCGGCGCGAACGACGGGCTGTGGGACTGGAATATCCGCGAGGACACCCTCTACCTGTCGCCGCGCTGGAAGGCGATGCTCGGCTACCGTGAAGACGAGCTGGTCAATGCACCCACCGATATCTGGATGAGCCTGGTTCATCCGGATGAACGCGACAGCATGCGCGCGCGCTTGATCCAGCATTTGCGTGGCGAGACCCCGCACTTCGAGACCGAGCACCGCATGCAGCATCGTGACGGTAGCTGGATCTGGATGGCCACCCGTGGCATGGCCTTGATGGACAAGGAGTCGGGGCGCGCTTACCGGATGGCTGGTTCGCTCACCGACATCAATGAGCGCAAGCGGGCCGAAGAGCAGATGCTGTATGACGCCCTGCACGATACCCTGACCGGCTTGGCCAACCGCCCCATGTTCACGGATTTTCTGGGGTTTGCGCTGGGTCACTCCACCCGCGACCCCAACTATCTCTGCGCGGTGCTGTGCCTGAATCTGGAACGATTCCGGTATATCAACGACAGCTTCGGCCATGCCACCGGGGACCAGATTCTTCGTGTCACGGCCGAGCGACTCGTTCGCATACAACGCGCTGGCGATGTGGTTGCCCGCTTTGGCGGCGATGAATTCGCCATCCTGCTCGACAGCATCGACGATCCGACCGAAGCCCTGCGGCAGACGGAAGTGATACTCGCCGAGCTGGGCAAGCCGATTGACGTGGAAGGCCACGAAATCTACCCCGGCGCGCGGGTCGGCATTGCGCTATCCAGCGGCGGATATGCCCATCCCGAAGAAATGATCCGCGATGCGGATACCGCCATGCACCGCGCCAAGCAACGCGGTGCGGGCAAGTTCGAAGTCTTTGATCGCACCATGCAGGGCACCATGCTGCGGGCGCTCAAGATGGAACAGGAAATGCGCCGGGCGCTGGCGGCGCGCGAGTTCCGTCCATATTTCCAGCCCATCGTCGACCTGAACTCCGGCGAAATCGCGGCGTTCGAGGCCCTGGTGCGCTGGTTGCAGCCCGATGGCAAGCTGGTCAGCCCGGCCGAATTCATTCCGCTGGCCGAGGAAATCGGTCTGATCAACGCCATCGGCAAGCAAATGCTGGAAGATGCCACCCAGCAGATCGCCCGCTGGCAACAGGCCTTTCCTGATCGCGTACTGCGGGTCAGCGTCAATCTCTCGGGCAAGCAGTTCAATCAGCCCGATCTGGTCGCGCAGGTCGACAATGCCATTGCCCAAGCCGGCATCGAGCCGCACCTGCTGGAGCTGGAAATCACCGAGAGCATCTTGATGGACAGCACCGATGCCATCATCACGATGCTGCAATCCATCCGCGCCCGTGGCATGCAGATCCTGATGGATGATTTCGGCACCGGTTATTCATCGCTGTCCTACCTGCACCGTTTCCCCTCGAACGTGCTCAAGATCGACGGGTCTTTCGTGCGCCAGATCACCGAAGATCATTTCAGCCGCGAGATCGTCCGCGCCATCATCCTGCTGGCCCGCAACCTGGGTATGGGTGTGATTGCGGAAGGCGTCGAAACCGCCGAGCAACTACAGGTGCTACGGGATCTGGAATGCACCTTTGCCCAGGGTTTCTACTTTGCCCGGCCCTTGCCGGCCGAGGAAGCCACAGCCCTGATTGCCAGCGGCCGCAGCTGGTAA